A region from the Treponema pallidum subsp. pallidum str. Nichols genome encodes:
- a CDS encoding polysaccharide biosynthesis protein, which yields MCGASLGDCVGSCARVNALYVGRDGVGAENVWGCGRSAVRESAHRDGIYIVGAGFAGSVLAREIQTKKVLGTVIAFLDDDPCKIGSNLHGVPVLGPIFEVARIVRITPHDHALIAIPSISIERLRDIYLTLRAAGFTVIKLLPALAQIIDGTAHLVQTREIDPQDLLTRTPVTINLKKSLAYLCGKRVLVTGAGGSIGSELACQLLSGDVERLYLFGHGENSIYQIDKKIRRLQEEGVGSRTVIVPVIGDLKDAAYVRYLIEQLRCDAVFHAAAYKHVPMMELNPVSVIENNVFGTKFLLDACIACRVKRFVLLSTDKAVDPVSIYGVSKMLNEKNVLYAAERVRDFGHDAAYMFVRFGNVLGSRGSIMPLFIEQIKKGGPVTVTDPAMTRFFMTIPEACSLVLQVGGVGVNGASYLLDMGEPVSIMETAQQLIRYFGYEPDRDIPIHVVGLRPGERLSEPLVSKDERIEPTVYPKVLRLREREPLDFAHLERLWDQLYPYCFPSGEKVRYRHKEGLVRVLCDSCATLKQRYMPNSEA from the coding sequence ATGTGCGGCGCATCCCTGGGAGACTGCGTCGGGTCGTGTGCGCGTGTCAATGCGTTGTATGTAGGGAGAGATGGGGTGGGTGCAGAAAATGTATGGGGCTGTGGTAGGTCTGCGGTGAGAGAGAGTGCGCACCGGGATGGCATCTACATCGTTGGCGCAGGATTCGCAGGGAGTGTCCTTGCCCGTGAGATCCAAACGAAAAAAGTACTCGGCACAGTTATTGCTTTTTTGGATGACGATCCGTGCAAAATCGGATCGAATCTTCACGGTGTCCCGGTGCTTGGTCCCATTTTTGAAGTTGCCCGGATTGTGCGTATTACTCCGCATGATCACGCGCTGATTGCAATTCCTTCTATCTCCATTGAGCGTTTGCGTGACATTTACCTGACGCTGCGCGCTGCGGGGTTTACGGTTATCAAACTTCTGCCGGCGCTTGCTCAAATCATCGATGGTACTGCGCATTTAGTGCAAACACGTGAAATTGATCCGCAGGATTTACTCACGCGCACACCGGTGACCATTAATCTTAAAAAGAGCCTGGCGTACCTATGCGGGAAACGCGTGTTAGTTACTGGTGCTGGAGGATCTATCGGCAGCGAACTAGCCTGTCAGTTGCTCTCTGGTGATGTGGAGCGTCTCTATTTGTTCGGTCATGGAGAGAACTCCATCTACCAAATCGATAAAAAAATTCGTAGGCTGCAGGAAGAGGGTGTTGGATCTCGCACAGTTATTGTTCCTGTTATTGGCGATTTAAAGGATGCTGCGTACGTGCGCTATCTTATCGAGCAGCTGCGCTGCGATGCGGTTTTTCATGCTGCCGCGTATAAGCACGTTCCTATGATGGAACTCAATCCTGTTTCAGTGATTGAAAATAATGTCTTCGGCACCAAATTCTTGCTCGATGCCTGTATTGCGTGTAGGGTTAAGCGCTTTGTACTTTTGTCCACTGACAAGGCCGTGGATCCTGTTTCTATCTACGGAGTATCTAAGATGCTCAACGAGAAGAATGTCTTGTATGCTGCTGAGCGTGTGCGCGATTTCGGTCACGATGCCGCGTATATGTTTGTCCGTTTTGGAAACGTATTGGGTTCCCGTGGTTCTATCATGCCGCTCTTTATTGAACAAATAAAGAAAGGGGGGCCCGTTACCGTGACAGATCCTGCCATGACACGATTCTTTATGACTATTCCCGAAGCGTGTTCACTCGTTTTGCAAGTCGGTGGAGTAGGAGTAAATGGAGCGTCGTATCTTTTGGACATGGGGGAGCCTGTGAGCATTATGGAGACTGCGCAGCAACTTATTCGCTATTTTGGTTACGAGCCAGACAGAGATATTCCTATCCACGTGGTGGGCTTGCGTCCTGGCGAGCGTCTCAGTGAGCCACTCGTTTCCAAAGACGAGCGTATAGAGCCGACGGTATATCCAAAGGTTCTGCGTTTGCGTGAACGTGAACCTTTGGATTTTGCGCACCTTGAACGCCTGTGGGATCAACTGTATCCTTACTGTTTCCCTTCAGGAGAAAAGGTGCGGTACCGGCACAAAGAAGGACTTGTCCGCGTGCTATGCGACTCGTGCGCGACACTGAAACAGCGGTATATGCCAAATAGCGAGGCATAG
- a CDS encoding DegT/DnrJ/EryC1/StrS family aminotransferase → MEGTVKKKKEGVRDDNAQHAVFNKQVPFFVPSFSEAEERAVCDVLRSGWITTGTQALAFEKEFAAYVGAPYACAVNSATSGLLLTFDAMGIGPDSKILTSPYTFVSTASSALHLGAQVVYADIERDSYNISAECVEACLKKDARIRAIVPIHIAGNVCNMRDLNALARKYQVAVVEDAAHAFPSKTACGYAGTLSHAGVFSFYATKPLTTGEGGMVCTNDAKLAARIACLRSHGIDRAIWDRYTNGTAPWRYDVTSLGWKCNLPDILAAIGRVQLQKAAHLFAQRARIAAAFTRAFSRYEFFCTPPDGDGNAWHLYLLRLVPGTLSVSRDEFVRLLQERGLGVSMHFIPHFEMTFFKKSLCVRAEDFPECAHKYQHTLTLPLWPGMDDSCVAYVIETVVRTAQECAKGRAYI, encoded by the coding sequence ATGGAAGGTACCGTGAAAAAAAAGAAAGAGGGTGTTCGTGATGATAACGCGCAGCATGCGGTGTTCAACAAACAAGTGCCGTTTTTTGTGCCCTCGTTTTCTGAAGCGGAAGAGCGCGCAGTCTGCGATGTGTTGCGTTCAGGATGGATTACGACGGGAACACAAGCACTCGCGTTTGAAAAAGAGTTTGCCGCGTATGTGGGTGCTCCCTATGCGTGTGCGGTTAACTCAGCTACCAGTGGTTTGCTTCTCACCTTTGATGCAATGGGCATTGGGCCGGATAGTAAGATACTTACCAGTCCTTATACGTTTGTGTCTACGGCGAGCTCTGCACTCCACCTAGGTGCGCAGGTGGTGTACGCCGATATCGAGCGCGACTCTTATAATATCAGTGCAGAGTGTGTTGAAGCGTGTTTAAAAAAGGATGCGCGCATCCGTGCTATTGTACCCATCCATATTGCCGGGAATGTATGCAATATGCGTGATCTCAATGCTCTTGCGCGTAAGTATCAAGTGGCAGTGGTGGAAGATGCAGCACACGCTTTTCCATCGAAGACTGCGTGTGGGTATGCAGGCACACTGTCACATGCGGGGGTATTTTCCTTTTATGCCACCAAGCCGTTAACCACCGGTGAAGGAGGTATGGTTTGCACAAATGATGCGAAGCTTGCAGCGCGTATTGCGTGTTTGCGTTCACATGGCATTGACCGGGCTATTTGGGATCGGTACACAAATGGCACCGCACCGTGGCGTTATGACGTAACAAGCCTTGGGTGGAAGTGTAACCTGCCGGATATTTTAGCAGCAATTGGACGCGTACAGTTGCAGAAGGCGGCGCATCTTTTTGCACAACGCGCGCGTATTGCCGCCGCGTTCACGCGTGCTTTTTCTCGTTATGAATTTTTTTGTACTCCGCCTGATGGGGATGGAAACGCGTGGCATTTGTATTTGTTGCGCTTAGTTCCTGGAACGCTTTCTGTTTCTCGGGACGAGTTCGTCAGATTATTGCAGGAACGGGGATTGGGCGTTTCTATGCATTTTATTCCTCATTTCGAGATGACGTTTTTTAAGAAAAGTCTGTGTGTACGAGCGGAAGATTTCCCTGAGTGTGCGCACAAGTATCAGCACACGCTTACGCTTCCGTTGTGGCCGGGAATGGATGACAGTTGCGTGGCGTATGTGATAGAGACCGTGGTGCGCACCGCACAAGAATGTGCAAAGGGAAGAGCATATATATGA
- a CDS encoding xanthine dehydrogenase family protein molybdopterin-binding subunit: MRGVCDRDRGAHRTRMCKGKSIYMSVFVSDGARTGSVYAQLVRAPRVAGLLLNIDIPSLPDGYSFYTAAHIPGCNAVRCGENTVPVFAHGEVVYAGEPVGILIGPDEHVVRNLVQDVVVHTCAERACASEILCGISEGEPLAQKVAVQGDAETAFKRASHTVCSSCTFEPRVHYFAEMPEVQALPDAHGLHVYAATQWPAHMRKTIAQVLNISEHAVHVHPQQEALSCDGRIWFPSVMASQAALAAYCAKKPVRLSFSFQEYVQYCPKTPKITIAHRTALNAAHAVEGMFVFISLDAGAGNLLIDRMVAHMVHTALGNYEIPRYRIECTAFRSNVGLTDVFNGWADAYTSNALEMHINQLCAELHIFPDEWRVAHMKDTRETQRFARLLAYLCEEGDFRRKHAAFSMVNAVRKAHDTHAWRGIGLALGFQYDPSAMLARSGFSYVLQMTLHTDARIVVHSVPLSDSFKRVVVAFLIREFACLEDAIFFKSSDEAYGVDLLGPSVESVGMRVFARLVRKCVRAIQRQRFRKPLPITVQGSFNTAKKGQVYQVVTVAKSDVSVPDAQSEQCASKVPVTADTSGKCEDMNGFTKMHGMSTHTPAACIIELELDALCVQPKIVRLWFVCDPGYVFCEKDVYRTVSRSITRALSHVSVEKIWERARTPEYVIIDPSDTPPYHVTLLSSNAAARAVGTVAEGIVPAAYYAALRQILPISQNATHKVPFVARDIFYEMFSLSADDSL, encoded by the coding sequence TTGCGTGGCGTATGTGATAGAGACCGTGGTGCGCACCGCACAAGAATGTGCAAAGGGAAGAGCATATATATGAGCGTGTTCGTTTCAGACGGTGCGCGCACAGGGAGCGTCTATGCACAGCTTGTCCGTGCGCCGCGCGTTGCAGGATTGCTGCTGAACATAGATATTCCCTCTCTCCCTGACGGGTACTCTTTTTATACTGCAGCACATATTCCCGGATGCAATGCCGTTCGGTGTGGGGAAAATACTGTGCCGGTTTTTGCGCATGGAGAGGTGGTGTACGCAGGGGAACCGGTGGGTATCCTCATTGGGCCTGATGAGCATGTGGTACGTAATTTAGTGCAAGATGTGGTGGTGCATACGTGCGCAGAGCGGGCCTGTGCGTCGGAAATACTCTGTGGAATCAGTGAAGGGGAACCCCTCGCTCAAAAGGTGGCGGTGCAAGGAGATGCAGAAACTGCTTTTAAACGCGCATCACACACGGTATGCTCCTCTTGTACATTTGAGCCGCGTGTACACTACTTTGCGGAAATGCCAGAAGTACAGGCACTACCCGACGCGCACGGTCTGCACGTGTACGCTGCTACGCAGTGGCCTGCGCACATGAGAAAAACTATCGCGCAGGTACTGAATATTTCTGAGCATGCGGTGCACGTACATCCGCAGCAGGAAGCGCTTTCCTGTGATGGGAGAATATGGTTCCCCTCAGTGATGGCAAGTCAGGCGGCGCTTGCAGCCTATTGTGCGAAAAAGCCGGTACGCTTGTCTTTTTCCTTTCAAGAGTATGTGCAGTACTGTCCTAAGACTCCCAAGATTACCATTGCACATCGCACGGCGCTCAACGCCGCGCATGCGGTAGAAGGTATGTTTGTTTTTATCTCCCTCGATGCAGGAGCGGGGAATTTATTGATCGATCGTATGGTTGCGCATATGGTCCATACTGCATTAGGAAATTATGAAATTCCTCGGTACCGCATTGAATGCACAGCGTTTCGTTCAAATGTTGGATTAACGGATGTTTTTAATGGATGGGCAGATGCATACACTTCTAATGCATTAGAAATGCATATTAATCAGTTATGTGCTGAGCTTCATATATTCCCTGACGAGTGGCGTGTGGCGCACATGAAAGATACGCGGGAAACACAGCGTTTTGCGCGGTTGCTCGCCTATCTGTGTGAGGAAGGAGATTTTCGTCGAAAGCACGCAGCCTTCAGCATGGTCAATGCAGTACGAAAAGCACATGACACCCATGCCTGGCGTGGTATTGGACTCGCGTTGGGGTTTCAATATGATCCGTCTGCGATGTTAGCCCGTTCGGGTTTTTCCTATGTATTACAAATGACGCTGCACACTGATGCGCGCATTGTGGTGCACAGCGTTCCGCTTTCTGATTCGTTTAAACGGGTAGTGGTTGCGTTTCTCATCAGAGAGTTTGCGTGTCTGGAGGATGCGATCTTTTTTAAAAGTAGTGATGAGGCGTATGGCGTGGATCTGTTGGGTCCGTCTGTGGAATCAGTGGGGATGAGGGTGTTTGCACGGTTGGTGAGAAAGTGTGTACGAGCAATTCAGAGACAACGCTTCAGAAAGCCACTTCCTATCACGGTACAGGGGTCCTTTAACACGGCCAAGAAGGGGCAGGTGTATCAAGTGGTGACTGTTGCTAAGTCAGATGTTTCGGTGCCCGATGCGCAATCTGAGCAGTGTGCCTCAAAGGTACCTGTGACTGCTGATACTAGCGGAAAATGTGAGGATATGAACGGTTTTACCAAAATGCACGGAATGAGCACGCACACTCCTGCAGCCTGTATTATTGAACTCGAATTAGATGCGTTGTGCGTGCAACCTAAGATTGTCAGGTTGTGGTTTGTTTGCGATCCTGGGTATGTCTTTTGTGAAAAAGATGTGTACCGTACCGTGAGTCGAAGCATTACTCGTGCGCTTTCGCACGTATCTGTAGAAAAGATTTGGGAGCGTGCGCGCACACCCGAGTATGTTATCATCGATCCATCCGATACTCCTCCCTATCACGTCACCCTTTTGAGTTCAAATGCTGCTGCGCGTGCGGTGGGAACGGTTGCCGAAGGTATTGTTCCTGCTGCGTACTACGCAGCACTGCGGCAAATTTTGCCGATTTCTCAAAACGCTACCCATAAGGTTCCTTTTGTTGCGCGGGATATTTTTTATGAGATGTTTTCCCTCAGTGCAGACGATTCTCTATGA
- a CDS encoding (2Fe-2S)-binding protein encodes MNIRFTLNTEQVHVDAMPHERLSTVLRRCFHLPSIKGSHGHGENGASTILFNGEAVSAYIIPFFLAHETQIVTLDFFQKTKRGRWIVACFAQHHISFCGYCDAGKILTAESLLQRNSVPNEEEVRHAFSGMQCRCTDINALIRALQRMPACHEFS; translated from the coding sequence ATGAATATTCGCTTTACGTTGAATACAGAACAGGTACATGTGGATGCTATGCCTCATGAGCGTCTTTCGACCGTTTTACGGAGATGTTTTCATCTTCCTTCGATAAAAGGTTCACACGGACATGGAGAGAATGGCGCGTCTACCATTTTGTTTAATGGGGAGGCAGTATCCGCGTATATCATACCCTTTTTTCTTGCGCACGAAACACAGATAGTTACACTTGATTTTTTTCAAAAGACTAAAAGAGGACGGTGGATTGTTGCGTGCTTTGCGCAGCATCATATTTCTTTTTGTGGGTATTGCGATGCAGGAAAAATTCTCACCGCAGAGAGCTTATTACAAAGGAATTCTGTGCCCAACGAAGAAGAGGTAAGACACGCCTTTTCAGGCATGCAATGCCGGTGTACTGATATCAATGCGTTGATTCGAGCACTTCAACGTATGCCTGCTTGTCATGAGTTTTCCTAA
- a CDS encoding FAD binding domain-containing protein: MHLYKNSESSVIYYVKSLGQLCAVLRNVAQVQPVGGGTGLVQYQITPVLTLPSHLVVLNGVPELKDISKTEHFLEFGGAVSLQAIVRLGRKNIPVALHEALSHAANPGIRTLATIGGNIAGTRPHASALAPLIALDAKMEVRTGHENFWISVAHYAHARSDTLRHRSHVITRIRLPTDYWDFSYYRRIGSRALFGERADFVFLAQQQKNALSEMRMVFFSDVVMRNREFDNLLLGRAIPLSAGDIAAIVYRSREFFAPESFKSAYIAHCFFHLLEDCLRRLR; this comes from the coding sequence ATGCATCTGTATAAGAACTCAGAATCAAGTGTTATTTATTACGTAAAAAGTTTGGGTCAATTGTGTGCGGTACTACGTAACGTCGCGCAGGTACAGCCAGTTGGGGGTGGAACGGGCTTGGTGCAATATCAGATAACCCCGGTTTTAACGTTGCCTTCACATTTGGTTGTTCTAAACGGTGTACCAGAGTTGAAAGATATTTCTAAAACTGAGCACTTTCTTGAGTTTGGTGGTGCTGTGTCGTTGCAAGCAATTGTGCGATTGGGAAGAAAAAATATTCCCGTGGCACTGCACGAGGCACTGTCGCACGCAGCAAATCCTGGGATACGGACTCTGGCCACTATTGGGGGGAATATTGCAGGTACGCGTCCGCATGCTTCTGCTCTTGCGCCGCTTATCGCGCTTGATGCAAAAATGGAGGTGCGGACTGGACATGAAAACTTTTGGATTTCTGTGGCACACTATGCACATGCGCGTTCTGACACGCTGCGACACCGGAGTCATGTAATTACCCGTATTCGCCTTCCAACAGATTACTGGGACTTTTCCTACTACAGACGTATTGGGTCGCGTGCATTATTTGGTGAACGTGCCGATTTCGTGTTTCTTGCACAGCAGCAGAAAAACGCGTTGTCTGAAATGCGTATGGTATTTTTTTCAGATGTAGTAATGAGAAATAGAGAATTTGACAATTTGCTGTTAGGCAGAGCGATTCCTCTTTCTGCAGGGGATATTGCGGCAATCGTATATCGAAGCAGAGAGTTCTTTGCGCCTGAATCCTTTAAGAGTGCGTACATCGCGCACTGCTTCTTTCATCTGCTGGAAGACTGTTTGCGCCGCTTAAGATGA
- a CDS encoding sigma-54 interaction domain-containing protein, translating into MNCSGCPARALSPLPAEKSLEMILDALYEIARYELAVVLSFESSQILRVRKARGPLYTPRLQHHTIDLTKRQDLARILSQKSPYLFDPTLAHTDTYTELIPMPQNHSCLIAPLYIDDTPIGMLTLDHRLCEQFTPDVVRFITTLSKLISLAVAQTDASETLSQKSHALLTERNALLAPQSPAFKNMIGTSPAWTRTLDAIKLVAASDLPVLVCGETGTGKELVARTVHQLSTRSDKPFVPVNCSALVHSLAESELFGHEKGAFSGAVGTHRGRFELAHGGTLFLDEVGDLPLELQPKLLRVLQDGVFERVGGERSVSVSVRIIAATNINLSEAVTQGKFREDLLYRLDVFPLSLPPLRERAEDVALLAEHFIQKIKTRPGFERTQLSPSAFKKIFSLTFPGNVRELRNLLERAALLARGDTIGAEHLVCRTPESGTQTTVYPREHTEVSESVQPAIPLCIRDSSCMVRCTQGKKEETTLVVNFHQAQRAAIQAALDASNGKIYGANGAAEILGLKPSTLQSKMKKLGL; encoded by the coding sequence ATGAACTGTTCGGGCTGTCCTGCACGCGCGCTCTCCCCCCTGCCTGCGGAAAAGTCGCTGGAAATGATTCTGGACGCCCTCTATGAGATTGCCCGTTACGAGCTAGCCGTGGTCCTCAGCTTTGAATCTTCTCAAATACTGCGAGTTCGCAAGGCGCGTGGTCCCCTGTACACTCCCCGCCTCCAACACCACACCATAGACCTCACCAAAAGGCAGGATCTTGCGCGCATCCTATCACAGAAGAGTCCATACCTTTTCGATCCGACGCTTGCCCACACTGATACCTACACAGAGCTTATTCCCATGCCCCAAAATCATTCCTGTCTCATCGCGCCGCTTTACATCGATGATACTCCCATTGGCATGCTCACGCTCGACCATCGCCTGTGCGAGCAGTTTACCCCAGACGTTGTACGCTTCATTACTACTCTTTCTAAACTTATCTCGCTCGCAGTAGCCCAGACCGACGCGTCCGAGACACTGAGTCAAAAGAGTCACGCTCTTTTGACCGAACGAAATGCGCTCTTAGCTCCCCAATCACCTGCATTTAAAAATATGATCGGAACCTCTCCTGCTTGGACACGCACACTCGATGCTATAAAGCTCGTAGCAGCCTCTGACCTCCCTGTCCTTGTTTGTGGAGAAACCGGCACTGGAAAGGAGCTTGTTGCGCGAACCGTTCACCAACTTTCCACCCGCAGCGACAAGCCCTTCGTCCCCGTCAATTGCTCAGCACTCGTCCATAGCCTTGCAGAAAGCGAATTATTCGGACATGAAAAAGGTGCCTTCTCAGGTGCGGTCGGCACCCATCGGGGAAGATTTGAACTGGCTCACGGTGGCACCCTTTTTCTCGATGAGGTCGGAGATCTCCCCCTGGAACTGCAACCGAAGCTCCTCCGCGTACTCCAAGACGGAGTATTTGAGCGCGTTGGAGGGGAGCGTTCGGTAAGCGTCTCGGTTCGCATTATTGCAGCTACGAATATCAACCTTTCAGAAGCAGTCACCCAAGGGAAATTCAGGGAAGACCTCCTCTACCGGCTCGATGTTTTTCCCCTCAGTCTCCCCCCTTTGCGCGAGCGTGCAGAAGACGTTGCGCTTCTAGCGGAGCATTTTATCCAAAAAATTAAGACCCGCCCGGGGTTTGAGCGCACTCAGCTTTCTCCCAGCGCGTTTAAGAAAATCTTCTCGCTCACGTTTCCTGGCAATGTGCGTGAGTTACGCAACCTACTCGAGCGTGCTGCACTTCTTGCACGCGGAGATACCATCGGCGCAGAACACCTTGTATGTAGGACCCCGGAATCCGGCACGCAGACTACTGTCTATCCTCGGGAGCACACCGAAGTGTCAGAAAGCGTTCAACCAGCTATACCTCTGTGCATACGCGATAGCTCTTGCATGGTGCGATGCACACAGGGGAAAAAGGAAGAAACTACGCTGGTGGTCAACTTTCATCAGGCGCAACGCGCAGCAATTCAAGCGGCGCTTGATGCAAGCAACGGTAAGATATACGGAGCAAATGGCGCAGCAGAAATTCTTGGTCTTAAGCCAAGTACATTGCAAAGCAAAATGAAAAAACTCGGTCTTTAG
- a CDS encoding putative glycoside hydrolase, which translates to MFPCVWANAQGEFLAGGAKGLYRITPYAQDVLLSGVSVSKIIAAGENWFLLTSRGVMTSRDLRTFAHVGEQLPKKVVKKIVDREKVFVSQPQPLKDLEVHPDNGAVLVTATNDAVFLSKNGGRTWQNLGCNANSSGIKAVAVLDFPDETGKPVLTVFVSHSLRGIAWMQPEKGRFWTDISATLALGPEATEEISDIAVRRSVHGNELFASYTFVPKIVRLNWAKKRFQDVRVWTAALKDARCIDGLSASVASLVGCRDGSLFEIPLIMPRPFDLARLEQDLRRIPDQILCAWVPRHVSQTGDALSLSELWLLHDRSSLAKEGRFARADLKKGIYVPAHHIKDPKLRAMHFKTIADNKLNMLVYDMKDELGMVRYQSQDPFVRSVGAVRPFVDMKTFVKQAKEKKLYLIARIVVFKDKYLFRWNGFELAVKAGGKPWQGYKNGALRKEEIHEHWVDPYNEKVWRYNVAIAKEAIEFGFDEVQFDYIRFPTDGDNLHQAEYPARESGMDRESALMSFLAYARERIDAPISIDIYGANGWYRTGARTGQDVELLAEYVDVICPMFYPSHFSQSFLAYAPAQERPYRIYYYGAYRNRVLARNRVVIRPWVQAFYLPVSYDRAYYGEDYVQRQVAGIRESIDEGYTYWNNSGRYSDVRPDGARLR; encoded by the coding sequence ATGTTTCCTTGCGTATGGGCAAATGCGCAGGGAGAATTTCTCGCAGGCGGTGCAAAGGGATTGTACCGTATTACTCCTTACGCTCAAGACGTACTGCTCTCTGGCGTTTCGGTTAGCAAGATTATTGCTGCGGGAGAGAACTGGTTCTTGCTTACGTCTCGAGGTGTCATGACCTCGCGCGACTTAAGGACTTTCGCGCACGTGGGTGAGCAACTACCAAAGAAGGTAGTGAAGAAGATAGTCGATCGGGAAAAGGTTTTTGTGTCTCAGCCGCAGCCATTGAAAGATCTTGAGGTACATCCGGATAACGGAGCGGTTTTGGTTACCGCTACCAATGACGCAGTGTTTCTCAGCAAAAATGGGGGACGGACTTGGCAAAATCTGGGCTGTAATGCAAACAGCAGTGGGATTAAGGCGGTCGCGGTGCTCGATTTTCCTGATGAAACGGGTAAGCCAGTGCTTACCGTGTTTGTTTCGCATTCCCTGCGTGGTATTGCGTGGATGCAGCCAGAGAAAGGTCGTTTTTGGACTGATATTAGCGCTACGCTTGCGCTTGGTCCTGAAGCCACTGAAGAAATCTCAGACATTGCGGTGCGCAGGAGCGTGCATGGCAATGAGCTTTTTGCAAGCTACACGTTCGTGCCCAAGATCGTACGCCTTAACTGGGCCAAAAAACGCTTTCAGGACGTACGTGTGTGGACGGCTGCGCTGAAAGATGCGCGCTGCATTGATGGATTGAGTGCGTCTGTCGCTTCGCTCGTTGGGTGTCGGGATGGTAGTTTGTTTGAGATCCCCCTCATTATGCCTCGCCCCTTCGATTTGGCGCGTCTTGAACAGGATTTGCGTCGGATCCCGGATCAAATCTTATGTGCGTGGGTTCCGCGTCATGTGTCACAGACGGGTGATGCGCTGTCTCTTTCTGAGTTATGGCTTTTGCACGACCGGTCTAGTCTTGCAAAAGAGGGACGTTTTGCGCGGGCAGATTTGAAAAAGGGTATCTACGTACCGGCGCATCACATTAAGGATCCTAAGCTTCGTGCAATGCACTTCAAAACGATTGCGGACAATAAACTTAATATGCTTGTGTACGACATGAAGGATGAGCTTGGAATGGTGCGTTATCAGTCGCAAGATCCATTTGTGCGATCGGTCGGTGCAGTTCGTCCTTTTGTTGATATGAAGACGTTTGTGAAGCAGGCAAAGGAAAAAAAGTTGTACCTAATAGCACGTATTGTGGTGTTTAAGGACAAGTATTTGTTCCGTTGGAATGGCTTTGAGCTTGCGGTTAAGGCGGGTGGTAAGCCTTGGCAGGGGTATAAAAACGGAGCGCTCCGTAAGGAAGAAATTCACGAGCATTGGGTGGATCCGTACAACGAAAAGGTGTGGCGGTACAATGTCGCCATCGCGAAAGAAGCAATTGAGTTTGGCTTCGATGAGGTACAGTTCGATTATATTCGGTTCCCTACCGACGGAGATAACCTTCACCAGGCGGAGTATCCGGCAAGAGAGTCCGGGATGGATAGGGAGAGTGCGTTGATGTCGTTCCTGGCGTACGCGCGCGAGCGCATAGACGCGCCAATCTCCATTGATATCTACGGAGCGAACGGGTGGTACCGTACAGGCGCGCGCACGGGCCAGGACGTGGAACTGCTAGCTGAGTATGTGGATGTGATCTGCCCGATGTTCTACCCCAGCCACTTTAGCCAGAGCTTCCTAGCTTACGCGCCTGCGCAGGAGCGTCCCTATCGCATCTACTACTACGGCGCGTACCGCAACCGGGTGCTGGCCCGCAACCGGGTGGTCATCCGACCCTGGGTGCAGGCCTTCTACCTACCGGTCTCTTACGACCGGGCGTACTACGGCGAGGATTACGTGCAGCGCCAGGTGGCTGGCATCCGCGAATCAATCGATGAAGGATACACGTACTGGAACAACTCAGGGCGTTACTCAGACGTCCGGCCCGACGGCGCGCGCCTCCGTTAG
- a CDS encoding PTS sugar transporter subunit IIA, with translation MNLETVLTPETVSLHLKGSTKEEIIDEMLEMFVRAGRVSDKVAARECVLDRERKMSTGMKHGIAIPHGKTNSVSSLVAGVGVSDSPVDFDSLDQEPCRIFIMTLSPLDVTGPHLQFLAEISLLFKSSEKRREILDATSKAEVIKILTE, from the coding sequence ATGAATTTGGAGACCGTGTTGACGCCGGAAACCGTAAGCCTGCACCTGAAGGGTTCTACCAAGGAGGAGATCATCGACGAAATGCTCGAGATGTTCGTCCGTGCAGGAAGGGTGAGCGACAAGGTTGCTGCGCGGGAGTGTGTGCTCGATCGAGAGCGAAAAATGTCTACGGGGATGAAGCATGGCATTGCCATACCCCACGGTAAAACTAATTCAGTGAGTAGTCTGGTTGCAGGGGTTGGTGTTTCTGACAGTCCGGTTGACTTCGACTCTTTGGATCAAGAACCTTGTCGTATTTTCATAATGACCCTTTCTCCACTTGACGTCACTGGTCCGCACCTGCAGTTCTTGGCTGAGATCAGTCTCCTGTTTAAGAGTTCTGAGAAACGTCGGGAGATCCTTGATGCAACAAGTAAAGCGGAGGTTATTAAAATCCTCACCGAGTAG